The nucleotide sequence CGTCCGGCGGATCGTGGCCGGTGAGGGGGTGGAGCGGAAGTTTCCCCTCCACTCGCCGAAGATCGCCAAGATCGAGGTCAAGCGGTCGGGCGTGTCGCGCCGGGCCAAGCTCTACTATCTCCGCGACCGGGCCGGGAAGTCGACGCGGCTGCGCGAGAAGCGCGACGACGTCGCCGCCGCTGGCGGGGCCGCGAAGGCCGCCGGAAGCAAGGGCCGAAAGCCGGCCTCCGCCAAGGCCTGATCGCGAGACGGTGCCATGGCGACGCCGGCCCGCGACGAGCTCGGTCGGCGCGGCGAGGAGGCCGCGGCGGCG is from Planctomycetia bacterium and encodes:
- the rplS gene encoding 50S ribosomal protein L19, which produces MSQKILAAVEASSLKSQVPTFAIGDTVDVHTRILEGEKERVQIFNGVVIARSGSGSREMFVVRRIVAGEGVERKFPLHSPKIAKIEVKRSGVSRRAKLYYLRDRAGKSTRLREKRDDVAAAGGAAKAAGSKGRKPASAKA